The Streptomyces sp. NBC_01197 genome window below encodes:
- a CDS encoding NADPH-dependent FMN reductase, with protein MPETDIETAHASRAGTAAEAAPGTAGEAGGPGSGGEAGGATRRDSALRVAVIVGSVRGGRLGPTVTDWFTGAVSNRTDIELDVIDIAELELPVHMPGWDGLPAATAETQAALAGVSPRLAGADAFVVVTPEYNHSFPASLKNLIDWHATQWQAKPVGFVSYGGLGGGLRAVEQLRQVFAELHAMTVRDSVSLHGPWSGLGADGKPLDEAVCTGAAKGMVDQLVWWGRALRAARTDHPYGS; from the coding sequence ATGCCCGAGACCGATATCGAGACTGCGCACGCTTCCAGGGCCGGGACCGCTGCCGAGGCCGCTCCCGGGACCGCCGGCGAGGCCGGCGGTCCCGGGAGCGGCGGCGAGGCCGGCGGCGCCACCCGCCGGGACTCCGCCCTCCGGGTCGCCGTCATCGTCGGGAGCGTCCGGGGCGGCCGGCTGGGGCCGACGGTCACCGACTGGTTCACCGGCGCCGTCAGCAACCGTACGGACATCGAGCTGGACGTCATCGATATCGCGGAGCTGGAACTCCCGGTGCACATGCCCGGCTGGGACGGCCTGCCCGCCGCAACCGCGGAAACCCAGGCTGCGCTGGCCGGTGTCAGCCCGAGGCTGGCCGGGGCGGACGCGTTCGTCGTCGTCACGCCCGAGTACAACCACAGCTTCCCGGCCTCGCTCAAGAACCTCATCGACTGGCACGCCACCCAGTGGCAGGCCAAGCCGGTCGGCTTCGTCTCGTACGGCGGTCTCGGCGGCGGGCTGCGCGCGGTCGAGCAGCTGCGGCAGGTCTTCGCCGAGCTGCACGCGATGACCGTGCGGGACTCCGTGAGCCTGCACGGGCCGTGGTCCGGGCTCGGCGCGGACGGCAAGCCGCTCGACGAGGCGGTCTGCACGGGCGCCGCCAAGGGCATGGTCGACCAGCTGGTCTGGTGGGGCCGCGCGCTGCGCGCCGCCCGTACCGACCACCCGTACGGCAGCTGA
- a CDS encoding TetR/AcrR family transcriptional regulator — MTSTGAEKKAAAAPRRARTNKAASISHAACEVFGRDGYSRASIDTIAAEAGASTRTLYNHFPGGKEELFRTVVQWSSGQVRDAQLALLKRYLDMDRLPRPADLERDLLALARAWVGLMAEFRNHFSLVRHIYAEAGHVPAEVLDAWQEAGPRAVGRQFAVAMAALDAAELVDVRGDPAQAAAHFMTLTSTDVVHRSYWGVSPLPPEETDRITAVGVQVFLRAYGR, encoded by the coding sequence ATGACCAGCACGGGTGCCGAAAAGAAGGCGGCGGCCGCGCCGCGCCGCGCCAGGACGAACAAGGCGGCGTCGATCTCGCACGCCGCCTGCGAGGTGTTCGGGCGGGACGGCTACTCGCGCGCGAGCATCGACACGATCGCCGCCGAGGCCGGCGCCTCCACCCGCACTCTGTACAACCACTTCCCGGGCGGGAAGGAGGAGCTCTTCCGTACGGTGGTGCAGTGGAGCTCGGGACAGGTGCGGGACGCTCAACTGGCCCTGCTGAAACGGTATCTGGACATGGACCGGCTGCCGCGCCCGGCGGATCTGGAGCGGGACCTGCTGGCCCTCGCCCGTGCGTGGGTCGGCCTGATGGCGGAGTTCCGTAACCACTTCTCGCTGGTGCGGCACATCTACGCGGAGGCCGGGCATGTCCCAGCCGAGGTCCTGGATGCCTGGCAGGAGGCGGGACCACGCGCGGTGGGGCGGCAGTTCGCCGTCGCGATGGCCGCGCTGGACGCGGCGGAGCTGGTCGACGTACGCGGCGACCCGGCCCAGGCCGCCGCGCACTTCATGACGCTGACGTCGACCGACGTCGTGCACCGCTCGTACTGGGGTGTCAGTCCGCTGCCTCCGGAG